From the Clostridium sp. Marseille-P299 genome, one window contains:
- a CDS encoding dienelactone hydrolase family protein produces the protein MENLRNEITEAIGITCSNNIPHIDYRLLDSTKESGYTRHLIEYDSYEDKVIAFLLLPDILDKNPAILINHQHNGERHLGKSEVCGLTGNPLQAFGPELARKGFVVLAPDSICFEERRKNAHGTEPLSDDGDFLQHYNEMCYRIIKGDCLMKKVINDAINGITLLSGLTYVDNKNIGTLGHSYGGNTVLFLSAVDERIAYSCASGSACTYENRILNNVGIEMASVIPNFHSKYDIFNLVSCIAPRRLLIVSTEDDKYSRDANYIVEKASPAYAEHNAINHLCHKRYQGGHGLTKERFDFIIDWINSNAKQ, from the coding sequence ATGGAAAATTTAAGAAATGAGATAACAGAAGCCATTGGAATTACATGTTCTAATAACATACCCCATATTGATTACAGACTGCTTGATTCTACAAAGGAAAGTGGATATACAAGACATTTAATAGAATATGATTCTTACGAAGACAAAGTCATTGCTTTTCTTTTGCTTCCAGATATACTTGACAAAAATCCCGCAATTCTTATCAATCATCAACACAATGGGGAACGTCATTTAGGTAAGAGCGAAGTTTGCGGTTTAACTGGAAATCCCTTGCAAGCTTTCGGGCCTGAACTAGCGAGAAAGGGATTTGTTGTGTTGGCGCCTGATTCCATTTGCTTTGAAGAAAGACGCAAAAATGCACATGGAACGGAACCTCTTTCAGACGATGGAGACTTTTTACAGCATTATAATGAAATGTGCTATCGTATCATAAAAGGCGATTGCCTGATGAAAAAAGTGATTAATGATGCTATAAATGGAATTACTTTGCTTTCAGGGCTTACTTATGTCGATAACAAAAATATTGGCACACTTGGACATTCATATGGCGGGAATACTGTTTTATTTCTTTCTGCGGTTGATGAACGAATTGCTTATAGCTGTGCAAGCGGCAGTGCTTGTACTTATGAAAATCGAATTTTAAACAATGTAGGGATTGAAATGGCGAGTGTAATTCCGAACTTCCATAGTAAATATGATATATTCAATTTGGTATCATGTATTGCACCAAGACGGCTACTTATTGTTTCTACAGAAGATGATAAATATTCAAGAGATGCGAATTATATCGTTGAAAAAGCCAGCCCGGCTTATGCAGAGCATAATGCTATAAACCACCTATGCCATAAGAGGTATCAAGGTGGTCATGGATTAACAAAAGAAAGATTCGATTTTATTATTGATTGGATCAATTCAAATGCAAAACAATAA
- a CDS encoding C45 family autoproteolytic acyltransferase/hydolase, with translation MIHLTLKGTPYEIGYQHGKQLMPLVDGIMKSLSKDYMMKRNIYEMEAKKVLKNLEKRTPEIIEELHGIADGAAVDFMRLLYVNIKYLTYCTVVSFEDSEDGPILGKNMDFPGYAFQVLFTIIPDKGNPIAHIGCAGTVSSYGGINSKGLAMGHSVVFLNDDSLINEEGIPLSFLRRLALQHQNNTEDAIKYLSEIPCDSNGDNIVFLDKNGNGMAIEKSPFSHQLRYSSQRCIYSSNTFTHDQNAHLVDYKEEAVKRYENLSEIIRLNNQPLNNQFLKSILSQREGSFPICRKTTQLSYVVYPNKLMMEVSDGLPYVNGYNDHIISLLDIEK, from the coding sequence ATGATTCATTTAACTTTAAAAGGAACTCCATATGAAATTGGATATCAACATGGGAAACAATTAATGCCTTTGGTGGATGGGATTATGAAATCTCTTTCCAAAGACTATATGATGAAAAGAAATATTTACGAAATGGAAGCGAAAAAAGTCTTAAAGAATTTAGAAAAAAGAACTCCAGAAATAATAGAGGAGCTACATGGAATTGCAGATGGGGCAGCAGTTGATTTTATGAGACTTCTCTATGTTAATATCAAATATCTTACATATTGTACTGTTGTATCATTTGAAGATTCCGAAGATGGTCCTATCTTAGGTAAAAATATGGACTTTCCCGGTTATGCGTTTCAAGTATTATTTACGATCATACCGGATAAAGGCAATCCTATTGCCCATATTGGCTGTGCTGGAACAGTAAGTTCCTATGGTGGAATTAATTCAAAAGGTTTGGCAATGGGACATTCAGTTGTATTCTTAAATGACGATTCATTAATAAATGAAGAAGGAATACCATTATCATTTTTAAGAAGATTAGCGTTACAACATCAAAACAATACTGAGGATGCGATTAAGTATTTGTCTGAGATTCCATGTGATAGTAATGGTGATAACATAGTGTTTTTAGACAAAAACGGTAATGGTATGGCAATAGAAAAAAGCCCATTCAGTCATCAGTTACGTTATTCCAGTCAGCGCTGCATTTACAGCTCAAATACATTTACTCATGATCAAAACGCACACTTAGTAGATTATAAAGAAGAAGCGGTGAAGAGATATGAAAACCTTAGCGAGATAATTCGTTTAAATAACCAACCATTAAACAATCAATTTTTAAAGAGTATACTTAGCCAAAGGGAAGGAAGTTTTCCTATCTGTAGAAAAACCACACAGCTTAGTTATGTTGTATATCCAAACAAGTTAATGATGGAAGTGTCAGATGGACTTCCGTATGTTAATGGATATAATGATCATATTATAAGCTTGTTGGATATAGAAAAATAA
- a CDS encoding methyl-accepting chemotaxis protein, with translation MKTFEKEQRKSAALLQQSSVTKFTTIAFIVLSFYIMGTICNTVLFGSKDITHIILAILIFLVGTLINLYVYFKTDGTFICYTGMGMYLILLTYLMFYGLNTSTYIYLFPALFLSMMYFRPKYSLGVGIIVSFVNFIDVILLLKADTTTKFTLDTPYAVQIFGIVLCSVLTYAVTRISKKNNDNVLFEAVDEKKKQEEYAKNILAVAEKIKNKIDNSDSIINEMNTSNDVMNSAVKEISMSTANNAESIMHQTMMTQNIQGIIDETNHTANDMTKLASQSIEAIKEGLEAIHIIKNKSNYLEQANQKVSKVMENLEAKMQEVQQITDMISGITNQTNLLALNASIEAARAGEYGKSFGVVAEQIRDLAQGTRNSTESINTLLAELTENTKDAKEASNNVLEITSEETDLIMHAESKFTNIDQVINQLTNLIDETSSKVTDIKQSNNQIIDSITQLAAISEEVKASSDEAYELCSHNAECVAKETNLLKEVDQLIQGFKL, from the coding sequence ATGAAAACATTCGAAAAAGAACAGAGGAAAAGCGCAGCTCTTTTGCAGCAAAGTAGTGTTACAAAGTTTACAACCATAGCATTTATCGTGCTTAGTTTTTATATTATGGGAACGATTTGTAATACAGTGTTGTTTGGTTCAAAGGACATCACCCATATAATATTAGCAATTCTTATATTTCTAGTGGGGACATTAATCAATCTTTATGTATATTTTAAAACAGATGGAACTTTCATTTGTTATACTGGTATGGGAATGTACTTAATATTACTTACCTATTTAATGTTTTATGGGCTAAATACAAGTACATATATCTATCTATTTCCTGCATTATTTTTATCCATGATGTATTTTAGACCAAAGTATTCCTTGGGTGTTGGGATTATTGTTTCCTTTGTTAATTTTATCGATGTAATCTTACTGTTAAAAGCAGATACGACAACTAAATTTACGTTGGATACACCATATGCAGTGCAGATTTTTGGTATTGTGTTATGCAGTGTTTTAACATATGCGGTAACTAGAATCTCCAAGAAAAATAATGACAATGTGCTTTTTGAAGCAGTTGATGAAAAGAAAAAACAAGAAGAGTATGCAAAAAATATACTTGCGGTAGCAGAGAAGATAAAGAACAAGATTGATAATAGTGATTCAATCATTAATGAAATGAATACATCCAACGATGTGATGAATTCAGCTGTAAAAGAGATTTCAATGAGTACGGCAAATAATGCAGAAAGCATTATGCATCAGACTATGATGACTCAGAATATTCAAGGAATTATTGATGAAACCAATCACACAGCAAATGATATGACGAAGTTAGCAAGTCAGTCGATAGAGGCAATTAAAGAAGGACTTGAGGCGATTCATATTATTAAGAATAAGTCAAATTATTTAGAACAAGCGAATCAGAAAGTATCAAAAGTTATGGAGAATCTAGAAGCAAAGATGCAGGAAGTGCAGCAAATTACAGATATGATTTCAGGTATCACCAATCAAACAAATTTGCTAGCGTTAAATGCATCCATTGAAGCAGCAAGGGCTGGGGAATATGGAAAAAGTTTTGGAGTAGTGGCTGAACAGATTAGAGATCTTGCACAGGGAACTAGAAATTCAACAGAATCAATTAACACCTTGCTTGCTGAATTAACTGAAAATACAAAAGATGCAAAAGAAGCCTCAAACAATGTTTTGGAGATTACGTCTGAAGAGACAGACTTAATCATGCATGCGGAGTCAAAGTTTACGAATATCGATCAGGTTATCAATCAGCTGACGAATTTAATAGATGAAACATCTAGCAAGGTAACCGACATTAAACAATCGAATAATCAGATCATTGATAGCATAACTCAGTTAGCTGCTATTAGTGAGGAAGTTAAGGCAAGTTCAGACGAAGCATATGAATTATGTAGTCATAATGCAGAATGTGTAGCAAAAGAAACTAACTTGCTAAAAGAGGTAGATCAATTGATTCAAGGGTTTAAATTATAA
- a CDS encoding HAD family hydrolase, whose translation MTRAVIFDMFETLITHYCSPLYFGTQMAEDAGIPEDKFQSLWRPTEHVRTIGKLTFEDTLELILRENDCYSETLFKKIVEKRIVTKEECFKHLHTEIIPMLYTLRKRGILVGLISNCFSEEAEVIRRSELFKYFDAIYLSYEQGIQKPDEEIFQRCIKDLSVKAEECIYVGDGGSYELETARKLGMKAVQAVWYLKEGTSQPSKRKHDFLQIEKPLDVMSLVHM comes from the coding sequence ATGACACGAGCAGTAATTTTTGACATGTTTGAAACGTTGATTACGCACTATTGTAGTCCATTATATTTTGGAACACAAATGGCAGAGGATGCAGGAATTCCAGAAGATAAATTTCAGTCACTTTGGCGTCCAACGGAGCACGTACGCACGATAGGAAAGTTAACATTTGAAGATACATTGGAATTAATACTTAGAGAAAATGATTGTTACTCCGAAACTCTTTTTAAGAAAATCGTAGAAAAACGTATCGTGACAAAGGAAGAATGCTTTAAACATTTACATACAGAAATAATTCCAATGCTTTATACATTGAGAAAAAGGGGAATTTTAGTGGGGTTAATAAGTAACTGTTTTTCAGAAGAAGCGGAAGTAATCCGAAGAAGCGAACTATTTAAATATTTTGACGCTATTTATCTTTCCTATGAACAGGGGATTCAAAAGCCAGATGAGGAGATTTTCCAAAGATGTATAAAGGACTTATCTGTGAAGGCTGAGGAATGTATATATGTTGGAGACGGTGGCAGTTATGAGTTGGAGACTGCTAGAAAGCTTGGAATGAAAGCAGTTCAAGCAGTTTGGTATTTAAAAGAAGGAACATCACAACCTTCTAAGCGAAAGCATGATTTCCTTCAAATAGAAAAACCGCTTGATGTGATGAGTCTTGTGCATATGTAG
- a CDS encoding amidohydrolase gives MKIYEGTIITCDEHNTVARYLIEDKGKIRFIGNDIPSEYEGVERVSLGKKALIPAFADTHIHFASFAIFHAGLNVMEARSNKEISFMLSEFVKKNKDKLIIAFGASPYSVSERKLISKEEIDAVCSDRPVMVVKYDGHACTINSALLNILKDKIKGLRGYNEETGEMQQEAFFRVSNYVTKSVSVLKLVSNMKQALDYMASKGIGMIHTVSGVGFTKDLDVDLERWFGRGLNNGMQLRVFFQTLNVKNVVKRKLPRIGGCFATALDGCYGSQDAAMKKPYEGTDQKGVLYYSDEQVIEFCKKANRANLQIELHAIGDAAFDQATKGIQAALDDYPRKDHRHGIIHACLPTNEGLKICKDYHIQIPLQTSFINWKQEPDEYLEEILGQRCEALNPLATLLDNHIRFSAGSDAPCTAPDPLLWIHNACNHSNKVQAISVYEALRMSTYHGYAATFDEKERGSLEVGKIADMVILSENPFEIEKERLKEIKVQQLYLSGKPYKGVKTNSVLLLLKGMCSRRKI, from the coding sequence ATGAAGATATACGAAGGTACAATCATAACATGCGATGAACATAATACAGTCGCACGTTATTTGATAGAAGATAAGGGGAAAATACGTTTCATAGGAAATGATATACCTTCTGAATATGAAGGAGTAGAAAGAGTATCTCTTGGAAAGAAGGCTTTAATACCGGCATTTGCAGATACGCATATTCATTTTGCAAGTTTTGCTATCTTTCATGCAGGGCTGAATGTTATGGAGGCTAGAAGTAATAAAGAGATATCTTTCATGTTATCAGAGTTTGTAAAGAAAAATAAAGATAAGTTAATTATCGCTTTTGGGGCATCTCCCTATTCGGTGAGTGAAAGAAAGCTTATTTCAAAGGAAGAGATAGATGCAGTCTGTTCTGACCGGCCAGTGATGGTAGTAAAATACGATGGACATGCGTGTACGATTAACTCGGCATTATTAAATATTTTGAAAGATAAGATAAAAGGTTTACGTGGTTACAATGAGGAAACAGGGGAAATGCAGCAGGAAGCATTTTTTAGGGTATCAAATTACGTTACAAAATCAGTTTCTGTGCTTAAATTAGTCTCGAATATGAAGCAAGCTCTTGATTATATGGCATCCAAAGGAATTGGAATGATACATACTGTTAGTGGGGTTGGATTTACCAAAGATCTTGATGTAGATTTGGAACGGTGGTTTGGTAGGGGATTAAATAATGGAATGCAGCTAAGAGTGTTCTTCCAAACATTAAATGTTAAAAATGTAGTAAAAAGAAAATTACCACGAATTGGAGGCTGTTTTGCCACAGCCCTTGACGGTTGCTATGGCTCCCAAGATGCTGCTATGAAAAAGCCTTATGAAGGAACGGACCAAAAGGGCGTTTTATATTATTCAGATGAACAAGTTATCGAGTTTTGTAAAAAGGCAAATCGTGCAAACCTGCAGATTGAGTTACATGCCATTGGAGATGCAGCCTTTGACCAGGCAACGAAAGGGATTCAGGCGGCACTAGATGATTACCCAAGGAAAGATCATCGTCATGGAATCATACATGCCTGCTTGCCAACGAATGAGGGACTTAAGATATGCAAAGATTATCACATTCAGATACCACTTCAGACTTCATTTATTAACTGGAAACAAGAGCCAGATGAGTATTTGGAAGAGATATTAGGGCAGCGTTGTGAAGCCTTAAATCCCCTTGCGACATTATTAGATAATCATATAAGGTTTAGTGCTGGTTCAGATGCACCTTGTACAGCTCCTGATCCATTGCTTTGGATTCATAATGCTTGCAATCATAGCAATAAAGTTCAAGCAATCTCTGTATATGAGGCATTAAGAATGAGTACCTATCATGGGTATGCCGCAACCTTTGATGAAAAGGAAAGGGGGAGCCTTGAAGTAGGAAAGATTGCAGATATGGTAATTTTGTCAGAAAATCCATTTGAGATAGAAAAAGAGAGATTAAAGGAAATAAAAGTGCAACAATTATATTTATCAGGGAAACCATACAAAGGAGTAAAGACGAACTCGGTACTCTTGTTACTTAAGGGAATGTGTTCCAGAAGAAAGATATAA
- a CDS encoding GyrI-like domain-containing protein, whose protein sequence is MTGKITHNPFPEGKKDLYGLCSPKDKESATFDYGIAVLSDKDTDTSNLEALYAEGFTVWKIEPTDYVVFKCYGNDGNSISEMWSRFFKEFLPQSSYEHTDDTDYEIYFEHGEEGLFCELWIPIVEKGKR, encoded by the coding sequence ATGACAGGAAAAATAACACACAATCCATTTCCAGAAGGTAAGAAAGATTTGTATGGCTTGTGCAGTCCAAAAGATAAGGAATCTGCAACGTTTGATTATGGGATAGCGGTTCTAAGTGATAAAGATACAGATACGAGTAATTTAGAAGCACTATATGCAGAAGGATTTACAGTGTGGAAAATAGAACCTACCGATTATGTCGTGTTTAAATGCTATGGGAATGATGGAAATAGCATAAGTGAAATGTGGAGTAGATTTTTCAAGGAGTTCCTACCACAATCAAGCTATGAACATACGGATGACACGGATTATGAAATATACTTTGAACATGGCGAAGAAGGGCTTTTTTGTGAACTTTGGATACCGATTGTAGAAAAAGGAAAACGTTAA
- a CDS encoding tyrosine-type recombinase/integrase, with protein sequence MEHRTYHQEKDIENVKKLRELQQELPRWLRDYFRGIEYTKESRTRIAYAIDLKIFFDYIQQHNPMYKNMNVQDIPIDILSKLKATDIEEYLEYLKLYKNEEGKEITNNERGLRRKLASLRSMYHYYHKNRIITENPVIQVDMPKIHDKAIIRLEANEVAELLDIVESGSTLSENQQLYHEKLKTRDLALLTLLLGTGIRVSECVGLDITDVDFDNDRIKIVRKGGYESFVYFGDEVREALLDYLEERKNIIATENDENALFLSSRKQRISVRSVQVLVKKYAQTVTTLKKITPHKLRSTYGTNLYQETGDIYLVADVLGHRDVNTTKKHYAAIEDGRRRLARNKVRLREKE encoded by the coding sequence ATGGAACATAGAACATATCATCAAGAAAAAGACATTGAAAATGTCAAGAAACTTCGAGAATTACAACAAGAACTCCCTCGTTGGTTAAGGGATTATTTTCGTGGAATTGAATATACAAAAGAATCTAGAACCCGTATAGCATATGCTATTGATTTGAAGATCTTCTTTGATTACATTCAACAACATAACCCAATGTATAAAAACATGAATGTGCAAGATATACCGATTGACATTTTATCTAAGCTAAAAGCAACAGATATTGAAGAGTATTTAGAGTATTTGAAATTGTATAAAAATGAAGAAGGTAAAGAAATAACTAACAACGAGCGTGGCCTTCGTAGAAAGCTTGCTTCGCTTCGTTCCATGTATCATTATTATCATAAAAATAGAATTATTACTGAAAATCCAGTCATTCAAGTTGATATGCCGAAAATCCATGACAAAGCTATCATAAGACTAGAAGCAAATGAAGTTGCTGAATTATTAGATATTGTTGAATCTGGTAGTACTTTATCTGAAAATCAACAGTTATATCATGAGAAGCTTAAAACGAGAGATTTGGCTCTATTAACCTTACTATTAGGTACTGGAATCCGTGTTTCTGAATGTGTTGGTCTTGATATAACAGACGTAGATTTTGATAATGATCGCATTAAAATTGTTCGAAAAGGTGGGTATGAATCCTTTGTTTACTTTGGTGATGAAGTTCGTGAAGCACTACTCGACTATTTAGAAGAACGAAAGAATATTATTGCAACCGAAAACGATGAAAATGCGCTGTTTTTATCTTCAAGAAAACAACGAATTAGCGTACGAAGTGTACAAGTTTTAGTTAAAAAATATGCTCAAACCGTAACCACGCTAAAAAAGATTACGCCTCATAAATTACGTAGTACATATGGCACAAACCTATACCAAGAAACAGGCGATATTTATTTGGTAGCAGATGTTTTAGGACACCGTGATGTTAATACCACAAAGAAGCATTATGCTGCTATTGAGGATGGCCGAAGAAGGTTGGCTAGGAATAAGGTAAGATTGAGGGAGAAGGAATAA
- a CDS encoding DUF4085 family protein: MKYLTKEWYKLCQRTCLHFGMKVIKGASVYNEELYNRLYKRKENEFVRVQHNFYDFDPRIMLEDDGKVFKPLMILSNSEMFEEDEIVYHMPIEERERIQKLIEEYDVRPPFDEVKCREEFRDIQETFKIIQVKEKLPMELIDQIADIRLFALGYCTRKVLNQLEGISNENEMKVNSISKECMNAQQAEKIPQSIKEAFGFHDCRVTDFIVDKDIVMRLNTQGGFTNLNKITFVSSEIIKDDKFIVGSVWIYHELYCMENGYEAHILLERNELSELIIRCKDIVIVKEDMRKETQ; encoded by the coding sequence ATGAAGTATCTTACAAAAGAATGGTACAAACTATGTCAGCGTACCTGTTTACACTTTGGCATGAAGGTAATAAAAGGTGCATCTGTCTATAACGAGGAACTTTATAATCGCTTATATAAGAGAAAAGAAAATGAATTTGTAAGAGTGCAACATAATTTTTATGACTTTGACCCACGTATAATGTTAGAAGACGATGGAAAGGTTTTTAAACCTTTGATGATACTTTCCAATAGTGAAATGTTTGAGGAGGATGAAATAGTCTATCACATGCCAATTGAGGAAAGGGAACGTATTCAGAAATTGATAGAGGAGTACGATGTACGACCACCCTTTGATGAGGTGAAATGTAGAGAAGAGTTCCGAGATATTCAAGAAACATTTAAAATTATTCAAGTGAAAGAGAAACTGCCAATGGAACTTATTGATCAAATTGCGGACATACGTCTATTTGCTTTGGGGTATTGTACAAGGAAAGTTCTTAATCAGTTGGAAGGAATCAGCAATGAGAATGAAATGAAGGTGAATAGTATCTCTAAGGAATGTATGAATGCGCAGCAGGCAGAGAAAATACCACAATCTATAAAAGAGGCATTTGGTTTCCATGACTGCAGGGTAACGGATTTTATTGTAGACAAAGATATTGTCATGCGTCTCAATACGCAGGGGGGATTCACCAATCTGAATAAAATAACTTTTGTTTCTTCTGAAATTATTAAAGATGATAAGTTTATAGTTGGTAGTGTTTGGATTTATCATGAGCTGTATTGTATGGAAAATGGTTATGAAGCTCATATACTTCTTGAGAGGAATGAGCTATCAGAGCTAATTATTCGGTGTAAGGATATCGTGATAGTGAAAGAAGATATGAGAAAGGAAACACAATGA
- a CDS encoding hydrolase, whose protein sequence is MIRDEAWNLLTEYNQDKFHLEHGQIVEQTMRYFARKLGYAEEEDFWGIVGLLHDLDFEQFPEEHCIKQQEIMRERGIDENIIHAVASHGYGITVDIKPEHMMEKVLYAVDELTGLIGAVVLMRPSKSVQDLEVKSVKKKFKSKGFAVGCSRDVIQNGADMLGWSLDELIERTIEALKTFQD, encoded by the coding sequence ATGATAAGAGATGAAGCATGGAATTTATTAACAGAATATAATCAAGACAAATTTCATTTAGAGCATGGACAAATAGTAGAACAGACTATGAGATATTTTGCACGGAAACTTGGATATGCAGAGGAAGAGGATTTCTGGGGCATCGTGGGATTATTACATGACTTAGATTTTGAACAATTTCCAGAGGAGCACTGTATCAAACAACAGGAAATTATGCGTGAACGAGGGATTGATGAAAATATCATTCATGCAGTCGCAAGTCATGGGTACGGAATTACGGTGGATATCAAACCAGAACATATGATGGAAAAAGTCCTATATGCCGTAGATGAATTGACTGGTTTGATTGGAGCGGTGGTCCTTATGAGACCATCAAAGAGCGTGCAAGATTTGGAAGTGAAATCCGTAAAGAAAAAGTTTAAAAGCAAAGGATTTGCAGTGGGTTGTTCCAGAGACGTAATCCAAAATGGAGCAGATATGTTAGGCTGGTCCTTAGATGAACTTATAGAACGAACCATTGAAGCATTAAAAACCTTTCAGGACTAA